A DNA window from Thiothrix subterranea contains the following coding sequences:
- the wrbA gene encoding NAD(P)H:quinone oxidoreductase: MKTVLILYYSRHGGVSSMAQQLARGVESITATQALLRTVPEISEVCEAVADSIPASGAPYVTLEDLKQCDALALGSPGRFGNMAAPLKYFLEKTSSLWLSGTLTGKPAGVFTSTSSLHGGQESTLLSMMLPLLHHGMLITGLPYSESDLISTQSGGTPYGPTHVSGSDSNRPLTDEEKRLCFALGKRLAQLAHKL, translated from the coding sequence ATGAAAACTGTCCTGATTTTGTATTACAGCCGTCACGGTGGCGTTTCCAGCATGGCGCAACAACTGGCGCGTGGTGTCGAAAGTATCACCGCCACCCAAGCGCTATTACGTACCGTGCCGGAAATTTCCGAAGTGTGCGAAGCGGTTGCAGACAGCATCCCCGCCAGCGGCGCACCCTACGTGACGCTGGAGGATTTGAAGCAGTGCGATGCACTCGCGCTCGGTAGCCCCGGTCGTTTTGGCAATATGGCGGCTCCGTTGAAATATTTCCTCGAAAAAACCAGCAGCCTGTGGTTGTCTGGCACACTCACGGGCAAGCCTGCGGGGGTTTTCACGTCCACCTCCAGCTTGCACGGCGGTCAGGAAAGCACGTTGTTGTCGATGATGTTGCCGCTCTTGCATCACGGAATGCTCATTACTGGGTTGCCGTATTCTGAATCGGATTTAATCAGCACGCAAAGCGGCGGCACGCCGTATGGCCCGACGCATGTGTCCGGCAGTGACAGCAATCGCCCATTGACGGATGAAGAAAAACGCCTGTGTTTTGCCCTTGGTAAGCGTTTGGCGCAACTGGCACACAAACTATGA
- a CDS encoding DUF2069 domain-containing protein translates to MNKLPLWRNLTLFSLLGLIGLIVVWNGLLASVQHVPLWLEIPLLLAPLALLVRGIVQGNAQTHVFAVLMSLLYLLLGIWVVLDPQERLYGYALIFLSIGLYAGAFMSAKILGKHNKGEIA, encoded by the coding sequence ATGAATAAACTTCCCTTGTGGCGTAATCTGACCTTATTCAGCCTGTTGGGGTTAATCGGTTTGATTGTGGTGTGGAATGGCCTGCTTGCCAGCGTGCAACACGTACCGTTGTGGTTGGAAATTCCGCTGTTACTTGCCCCGTTAGCATTGCTGGTGCGCGGTATTGTGCAGGGCAACGCGCAAACCCATGTATTCGCCGTGTTAATGTCGTTGCTGTATCTGCTGCTGGGCATTTGGGTGGTGTTAGACCCGCAAGAACGCTTGTACGGTTACGCGCTGATTTTCCTCAGCATTGGTTTATACGCGGGGGCATTCATGAGCGCGAAAATTCTCGGCAAACACAATAAAGGTGAGATCGCATGA
- the ispF gene encoding 2-C-methyl-D-erythritol 2,4-cyclodiphosphate synthase, producing the protein MRIGHGYDVHAFTTGDHLVLGGVKIPHTHAFKAHSDGDVLLHAICDALLGALALGDIGQHFPDTAAEYANIDSRILLRHVVGLVRSQGYGVINLDSTIIAQSPKMAPHILTMREHLAVDLGCELNQVNVKATTTEKLGFTGRKEGIAAHAVVLLGANHD; encoded by the coding sequence ATGCGCATTGGGCATGGTTACGATGTACACGCCTTTACGACAGGCGATCATCTGGTGTTGGGCGGTGTTAAGATCCCGCATACGCACGCTTTTAAAGCGCATTCGGATGGGGATGTGTTGTTGCACGCGATTTGTGATGCCTTATTGGGGGCGCTGGCGTTGGGTGATATTGGGCAACATTTCCCCGATACCGCCGCCGAATACGCTAACATTGATAGCCGAATTTTGTTGCGTCACGTCGTCGGACTGGTGCGCAGTCAAGGCTATGGCGTGATCAATCTTGATAGCACGATCATTGCGCAATCGCCTAAAATGGCACCGCATATTTTGACCATGCGCGAACACCTAGCGGTTGATTTGGGCTGTGAGCTGAATCAAGTCAATGTGAAAGCAACGACGACTGAAAAATTAGGTTTTACCGGGCGTAAGGAGGGCATCGCTGCCCATGCCGTGGTGTTATTAGGAGCAAACCATGATTGA
- a CDS encoding 4a-hydroxytetrahydrobiopterin dehydratase, which produces MIEKLNDEALAVILEGLPGWVLRDSKLHRVLTFADFVEAFGFMSQVALVAERMNHHPEWCNVYKTLAISLTTHDAGGITHRDIELAQTINRLAGYPV; this is translated from the coding sequence ATGATTGAAAAATTAAACGATGAAGCGCTGGCAGTTATTTTGGAAGGTTTGCCGGGTTGGGTATTGCGTGACAGCAAGTTACACCGCGTGCTGACTTTTGCCGATTTTGTCGAAGCGTTTGGTTTTATGTCGCAAGTGGCGCTAGTCGCGGAGCGCATGAACCATCACCCGGAATGGTGCAATGTGTACAAAACCTTAGCCATAAGTCTGACCACGCACGATGCTGGCGGCATTACCCACCGCGATATTGAATTGGCGCAAACCATCAATCGTTTGGCGGGTTATCCGGTGTAA
- a CDS encoding HEAT repeat domain-containing protein, with the protein MANNHWRTFPRWMLEEHEIELQFNAQLATGRAAEVTARIQREPATLQVVLALLGNPSTALSTRIGIGVVMEDLAESALLKSAVATLGELSQHPDVTIRSDACHYLGLSGDAHAIPFLQACLHDQAAEVHDVATDALATLTPDNPPND; encoded by the coding sequence ATGGCAAACAATCACTGGCGCACCTTTCCCCGTTGGATGCTTGAAGAGCATGAAATCGAACTGCAATTTAATGCACAACTCGCTACCGGACGCGCCGCAGAAGTGACTGCCCGCATCCAACGCGAACCCGCCACGCTGCAAGTCGTATTGGCATTGCTGGGAAACCCTAGCACGGCATTGAGCACCCGCATCGGCATTGGTGTGGTCATGGAAGACCTTGCGGAGTCAGCATTGCTCAAAAGCGCTGTAGCGACACTGGGGGAATTAAGCCAACACCCCGATGTCACGATTCGTTCGGATGCTTGTCATTACTTGGGATTAAGTGGCGATGCCCATGCGATTCCGTTTTTACAAGCCTGTTTGCACGATCAGGCAGCCGAGGTGCATGACGTTGCCACTGATGCATTGGCAACCCTTACACCGGATAACCCGCCAAACGATTGA
- a CDS encoding glutamyl-Q tRNA(Asp) synthetase, translated as MLTIGRFAPSPTGPLHFGSLVAATASYLAARQLQGRWLLRIEDLDKPREQPSATANIIQTLDAYGFEWDGEILYQSQRQDAYQAALATLQMHTYSCTRSRKGLPTLPAIRVRTPDDPICFTDNIQGNYCQRLSRDVGDFVLLRADGLFAYQLAVVVDDAFQGVNQVVRGADLLDNTPRQIWLQQLLGLPQPNYAHVPLVLNEFGQKLSKQNLAPALNTSERLQTLVAALRFLQQPCPDACEFSSLSACWDWAIAHWDMHHLKPSQA; from the coding sequence TTGCTAACCATTGGCAGATTTGCTCCCTCTCCCACGGGGCCATTGCATTTTGGCTCTTTGGTTGCTGCTACCGCCAGTTATCTGGCGGCGCGGCAACTACAAGGCCGTTGGTTATTACGCATCGAAGATCTCGACAAACCGCGTGAACAGCCGAGCGCAACAGCTAACATTATTCAAACCTTGGACGCTTACGGTTTTGAATGGGATGGTGAGATTCTCTACCAAAGCCAACGCCAAGATGCCTACCAAGCCGCACTTGCCACCTTGCAAATGCACACTTACTCTTGTACCCGTTCGCGCAAAGGCTTACCGACCTTGCCCGCTATCCGCGTGCGCACGCCGGATGATCCCATTTGCTTCACTGACAACATTCAAGGCAACTATTGCCAGCGCCTGAGCCGCGATGTGGGCGATTTTGTGTTGCTACGCGCTGATGGCTTATTTGCTTACCAATTAGCCGTAGTAGTCGATGATGCTTTTCAGGGAGTGAATCAAGTGGTACGTGGGGCGGATTTGCTGGATAACACCCCTCGGCAAATCTGGCTGCAACAATTGCTGGGTTTGCCGCAACCGAATTACGCGCATGTGCCGTTAGTGTTAAATGAATTCGGGCAAAAACTGAGTAAACAAAACCTTGCACCCGCACTCAACACCAGCGAACGCTTGCAAACATTGGTAGCCGCACTCCGGTTTCTCCAACAACCCTGCCCCGATGCTTGCGAGTTTTCCAGCCTCAGCGCGTGTTGGGATTGGGCAATCGCACATTGGGATATGCATCACCTCAAACCTTCACAGGCATAA
- the dksA gene encoding RNA polymerase-binding protein DksA produces MATDTVTYLSRKAALPVDGIEPYTPEPGEEYMNEKQLAHFRHILVVWKKSLMEEVDRTVDHMKEDATNFSDPADRATQEEEFALELRARDRERKLIRKIEKTIARVDDDDYGYCDACGVEIGLQRLEVRPTAELCIDCKTTQEIKEKQMAV; encoded by the coding sequence ATGGCAACTGATACTGTAACCTACCTGAGCAGAAAAGCCGCACTACCTGTTGACGGCATCGAACCCTACACCCCCGAACCCGGCGAAGAATACATGAACGAAAAGCAATTAGCGCATTTTCGTCATATTCTGGTCGTTTGGAAAAAATCCCTGATGGAAGAAGTGGATCGCACCGTCGATCACATGAAAGAAGACGCAACTAACTTTTCTGACCCGGCTGACCGCGCTACTCAGGAAGAAGAATTCGCGCTGGAACTTCGCGCCCGTGACCGTGAACGCAAACTGATCCGCAAAATCGAGAAAACCATTGCGCGGGTCGATGACGATGATTACGGCTACTGCGATGCTTGCGGAGTCGAAATTGGCTTGCAGCGTCTGGAGGTTCGCCCCACGGCTGAACTTTGCATCGACTGCAAAACCACGCAAGAAATCAAGGAAAAGCAAATGGCGGTCTGA
- a CDS encoding DUF3426 domain-containing protein, whose amino-acid sequence MKELTAAQGLLRCGECDNIFDAMKSLSQTLPEERRFAKLGTAAAADFADIPPPLLPNQAVSRPRRQWLWPHGISRFWLQAILGILALLLLLQVLYSSRHWLAQQSLTATLTRQVCDLIGCNLTQPRDIGKINLLSRNIYSHPNTPKVLTISASIQNDATFPQPYPLIEISFLDKNNKVMALRRFPPEEYIPNFTGQLMPIGTPDELLLNITDPGEVAVRFQFRFM is encoded by the coding sequence ATGAAAGAATTAACAGCAGCCCAAGGGTTGTTGCGCTGTGGTGAATGTGACAACATTTTCGACGCGATGAAAAGCTTAAGCCAAACACTGCCCGAAGAGCGCCGGTTTGCCAAATTAGGCACCGCGGCTGCCGCTGATTTTGCCGACATTCCACCCCCGCTCCTCCCCAACCAAGCTGTTTCGCGCCCACGACGTCAATGGTTATGGCCTCATGGAATCTCAAGATTTTGGTTGCAAGCAATCCTCGGCATATTGGCCTTATTGTTGCTCTTGCAAGTGCTTTACAGCAGCCGTCACTGGTTAGCACAACAATCCCTGACCGCAACGCTTACTCGGCAAGTGTGTGACCTCATCGGGTGCAATCTCACTCAACCACGCGATATAGGTAAAATCAACCTGTTAAGCCGTAATATTTATTCACACCCCAATACCCCGAAGGTGCTGACAATTAGTGCATCCATCCAAAATGATGCGACATTTCCCCAGCCTTACCCGTTGATTGAAATCAGCTTTTTGGATAAAAACAATAAAGTCATGGCGTTGCGGCGCTTTCCACCTGAAGAATACATACCCAATTTCACCGGGCAATTAATGCCAATTGGCACGCCGGATGAGTTATTGCTTAATATTACCGACCCGGGTGAGGTCGCCGTGCGTTTTCAATTTCGTTTCATGTGA